One part of the Roseomonas gilardii genome encodes these proteins:
- a CDS encoding endo-1,4-beta-xylanase — protein MGEIARSRGFGYGAAAQSTMLRDNPDYARAYRTECALLVPEYEGKWGTVQPQEGKFDFGPLDAMSAWAQREGQVMRGHALIWHQAMPDWLVKALSEGPQRARAVMEAHFTAVLEHTRGTMRDWDVVNEVLADPPGSDTPQATGDLRDTPWLRALGPSYIELALRLARERDPTLRITLNEYGVEEEAPHCLEKRRRLLTLVRQLRRAGAPLDVVGMQAHLQMDRPFSAPSFTAFCRELAGEGVQLLVTELDVRESWKVPDGYPARDALVAARVKEFAGAALAGGVKTILTWGLIDRYSWLVSDPGVARKDGLKHRGLPLDWEGSRKPFWNALAEAFQGA, from the coding sequence TTGGGCGAGATCGCCCGGTCGCGGGGCTTCGGCTATGGCGCCGCCGCACAGTCCACGATGCTGCGCGACAATCCGGATTATGCCCGCGCCTATCGCACCGAATGCGCCCTGCTGGTGCCGGAATACGAGGGCAAGTGGGGCACGGTGCAGCCCCAGGAAGGGAAGTTCGACTTCGGCCCGCTCGATGCGATGAGCGCCTGGGCGCAGCGGGAAGGCCAGGTGATGCGCGGCCACGCGCTGATCTGGCATCAGGCCATGCCCGACTGGCTGGTGAAGGCGCTGAGCGAGGGGCCGCAGCGGGCGCGTGCCGTGATGGAGGCGCATTTCACCGCCGTGCTGGAGCATACGCGCGGGACCATGCGGGACTGGGACGTGGTGAACGAGGTGCTCGCCGATCCGCCGGGCAGCGACACGCCACAGGCCACGGGGGATCTGCGCGACACACCCTGGCTGCGGGCGCTGGGCCCGTCCTATATCGAGCTGGCACTGCGGCTGGCGCGGGAGCGCGACCCGACGCTGCGGATCACCCTGAACGAGTACGGGGTGGAGGAAGAGGCGCCGCACTGTCTGGAGAAGCGGCGCCGGCTTCTGACCCTGGTGCGGCAACTCCGCCGCGCGGGTGCGCCGCTGGATGTGGTGGGGATGCAGGCGCATCTCCAGATGGACCGGCCCTTCAGCGCCCCGTCCTTCACGGCCTTCTGCAGGGAACTGGCCGGGGAGGGGGTACAGCTCCTCGTCACCGAACTGGATGTGCGGGAATCGTGGAAGGTGCCCGATGGCTATCCCGCGCGGGACGCCCTGGTCGCGGCTCGGGTGAAGGAATTCGCCGGGGCGGCACTGGCCGGGGGGGTGAAGACCATCCTGACCTGGGGGCTGATCGACCGCTATTCCTGGCTGGTCTCCGACCCCGGCGTGGCGCGCAAGGACGGGCTGAAGCATCGCGGCCTTCCACTGGACTGGGAAGGGAGCCGCAAGCCTTTCTGGAACGCGCTGGCGGAAGCATTCCAGGGAGCGTAG
- a CDS encoding RNA pyrophosphohydrolase has translation MSDLPYRPNVGAVLFNAQGRVLVARRADQPHGEAAAGAWQLPQGGLDEGEEPRQAVLRELAEEIGTDKAEILAEHDEWLRYDLPEHLIGKIWGGRWRGQEQRWFALRFTGQDSDIRLDADAHQEFDAWRWARLEELPGLAVPFKRPIYEALTSAFARFAG, from the coding sequence ATGAGCGACCTGCCCTACCGCCCCAATGTCGGCGCCGTGCTCTTCAATGCCCAGGGGCGGGTGCTGGTGGCGCGCCGGGCGGACCAGCCGCATGGGGAAGCGGCGGCCGGCGCCTGGCAGCTCCCCCAGGGCGGGCTGGACGAGGGCGAGGAGCCGCGCCAGGCCGTGCTGCGCGAACTGGCCGAGGAGATCGGCACCGACAAGGCCGAGATCCTGGCCGAGCATGATGAGTGGCTGCGCTACGATCTGCCGGAACACCTGATCGGCAAGATCTGGGGCGGCCGCTGGCGCGGACAGGAACAGCGCTGGTTCGCCCTGCGCTTCACCGGCCAGGATTCCGACATCCGCCTGGACGCCGATGCCCATCAGGAGTTCGACGCCTGGCGCTGGGCCAGGCTGGAGGAACTCCCCGGTCTCGCCGTCCCCTTCAAGCGCCCGATCTACGAGGCCCTGACCAGCGCCTTCGCCCGCTTCGCTGGCTGA
- a CDS encoding divergent polysaccharide deacetylase family protein produces MREAVAGGPEASEWSDGWTWLRRFWGLVLTATLLGLGTLAYLGPPPPQEASLEANREAAPQPSTPATGSAPDAPAALVAGAQAASAPPAATLTDLQDPASQQNQGQPGPIPPPDPQLLEATHLGALPRVAPDGRTSIRAYGRAFPRAEKRPRIAIVVGGLGLHAGLSDEAIRRLPPTTGLAFSPYAQNLQPLLNRARARGMEMLVAMPMEPAGYPSNDPGPRALLTTLPAAENAERLRWVLTRLQGYVGAVGALGGMRGERFAQAPELLAGVQDVLRDRGLLYLDPRPEATNSNRAWGRTADVVIDEPATREGVERRLQELERVAKEWGSALGVAGDASPVLLDRITSWATGLEQRGIVLAPVTAILRRPEIPQKETAAR; encoded by the coding sequence ATGCGCGAGGCGGTGGCTGGCGGCCCGGAAGCCAGCGAATGGAGCGATGGCTGGACCTGGCTGAGACGCTTCTGGGGCCTCGTCCTGACCGCCACCCTGCTGGGCCTGGGCACGCTCGCCTATCTCGGCCCGCCGCCGCCGCAGGAAGCCTCCCTGGAGGCGAACCGGGAGGCCGCCCCGCAGCCCTCCACCCCCGCCACGGGCTCCGCTCCGGATGCGCCGGCCGCCCTCGTGGCGGGCGCCCAGGCCGCCTCCGCCCCGCCGGCCGCCACGCTGACCGACCTTCAGGACCCGGCCTCCCAGCAGAACCAGGGGCAGCCGGGTCCGATCCCGCCGCCCGACCCGCAACTGCTGGAGGCCACCCACCTGGGCGCCCTGCCCCGCGTGGCGCCGGATGGCCGGACCTCGATCCGCGCCTATGGCCGCGCCTTCCCGCGTGCCGAGAAGCGGCCGCGCATCGCCATCGTGGTCGGCGGCCTGGGCCTGCATGCGGGGCTGAGCGACGAGGCCATCCGCCGCCTGCCGCCCACGACCGGCCTCGCCTTCAGCCCCTATGCCCAGAACCTTCAGCCCCTGCTGAACCGCGCCCGCGCCCGGGGGATGGAGATGCTGGTGGCCATGCCCATGGAACCGGCCGGCTATCCCTCCAACGATCCGGGGCCCCGCGCCCTCCTCACGACGCTTCCGGCCGCCGAGAACGCGGAGCGGCTGCGCTGGGTGCTGACCCGGCTGCAGGGCTATGTCGGCGCGGTCGGCGCCCTGGGCGGCATGCGCGGCGAACGCTTCGCCCAGGCACCGGAACTACTGGCCGGGGTGCAGGACGTGCTGCGCGACCGCGGCCTGCTCTATCTCGACCCGAGGCCCGAAGCGACCAACAGCAACCGCGCCTGGGGCCGCACCGCCGATGTGGTGATCGACGAGCCCGCGACGCGGGAGGGCGTGGAGCGCCGCCTGCAGGAGCTCGAACGCGTCGCCAAGGAATGGGGATCGGCCCTCGGCGTGGCGGGCGATGCCTCGCCCGTGCTGCTGGACCGTATTACAAGCTGGGCGACGGGGCTGGAACAGCGGGGGATCGTGCTGGCGCCGGTCACCGCTATCCTCCGCCGCCCCGAGATCCCGCAGAAGGAAACCGCCGCGCGATGA